One genomic segment of Natrononativus amylolyticus includes these proteins:
- a CDS encoding tRNA-binding protein — protein sequence MVESPFDAEIRVGEVLSAEAFPETNKPEMVKLRIDLGGETVQSAAQLGYNHDPAELPGRQVLCATGLGTVRIAGFESEALTVGVPDDDGRPVLVTPDREVPLGGRQY from the coding sequence ATGGTCGAATCCCCGTTCGACGCGGAGATCCGCGTCGGTGAGGTGCTCAGCGCGGAGGCGTTCCCGGAGACGAACAAGCCGGAGATGGTGAAACTCCGGATCGACCTGGGCGGAGAGACGGTGCAGTCAGCCGCCCAGCTCGGCTACAACCACGACCCCGCGGAGCTTCCGGGACGACAGGTGCTGTGTGCGACCGGACTCGGAACGGTGCGGATTGCGGGCTTCGAATCCGAAGCGCTGACCGTCGGCGTTCCCGACGACGACGGTCGACCGGTGCTCGTAACGCCCGACCGGGAGGTGCCGCTGGGCGGACGGCAGTACTGA